agagggggagaggaaacatAAAGTAGAAAAGAATGACAAAGATAAATGGAAAAACATCAGAGTATGTGGGTGAATGTACATTATATGTCCACAAGAGGGAGTAAGGGAGCGAGTCTTCTCTACGACATCTACAGTGGATCCTTAATTTAGTTTACAAGAGATATAACAATACACACTGCAGAGTATGATATATCATCTGTAATGTAGCACTAAAAGCATAACATTTTTCACCTGCACACAATGTTCCACATAGTCTATAGCTTAGAGGTCTAGAACTACAATTCATTTCAATGCAGTATATGTAATCAAAGTCTTTGACCATTTGAATCAAAACAACCATTATGGTGCATACTGTAAGCTCCTGAAGTGCTCCAAAAATTGTTTGCAGATAACATCAGTAAACATGAACAATTCAGAAGCTAATTTGATTATAACACAAGACGGTGAGTGGTCGTAGCCAGTCACTATCCAGAGCTGTTATAATAGCAAGTTCATTTCTATTGATCAAGTTCAATGTCGTATTTCGTAATGCTCTCGGGATGACTTTGCATGAGTTGGAGCTCATTTTTGGATACACTGACGACTCACACTAGCCTCCTGCTTTGCCTTTGATGATGTAATGTCGAAGAGTCACGGAGAATCACAGCCGTCTGACCTCAACTCATTAAAACAGGAAGTTAACCCCGTAGTCACTTCCTGGTGAATCGGCAGACTGGGCCTAACTTCATACTGAAGTTCGGAAAAACAGAACCAAATCATCCCATCCACGTCAAACTGAGGAGAAATACATGGAAAGCAATGACACAACATGGGTAATAGTGGGTTTGACGCATTGTGGAGTTTTTGTGTTTTGATTGGTGTTTACCAGTGACCACAAATTCTGCATTTAAAGTGACCACAAGTCCTTTAAACAAAATCCTAATATTGTATACTATCTATCCATTGTAAGCAGACATGGTAATCATGCCCTTCTTCAAAAGGAGTTGAATGTTTGTACTTTAAGAGTTTCAACTTTTAACACAGTCTAAATACATGTACACAAGCCATATCAGAACTTCCATCACTGCAAACAAATGTGTACAATTATATAAGAAATCATTCAACAACCATTTGTTTGAATTTAACAGAAGTGAGTTTAACAGAGCAAGTTGAGGTTGGCAGCAACAAGAGATAAAGCAACaagataaaaaaaacatttgaagtGCAAATAATTTGCCGCTAAAGCACTTTCaaatgtggttaatcaaaattgaCAAAACTTTTGCAAGCTTTCCACTGTGAGACACTGTACAatccaaaataaataaataaaggcaaAGTTAGTGAAACACATGAGTCAGAAGTAGTGAGATAGTAAAGGGTGGGAtcaggaggaaggggagggaggaggaaggtataATTACGGTAAGACACAGGGAGaagtacagagggagagagagaaagagagagagaaacagcaaaGACAGAGCCCTGCCCACTCTCACAAAACCATTCAACTTGAGCACATAGAGCACTCCCAGACCTCTACAGAAAACTCCACTTCCCTGGGGTAACCTTCTGAAGACGACTGCCCTTCCCACACAAAACTTCCCAAAGGACCAGACAACCTCTCTGCTCCAGCACTGGCAAGACCATCTTCTGTCcacacctctctttctccatccatctctcatTTTTCAATACAAGGATTATAATTGTTTGTTCTCACTTTTCCTTCAGTTTAAGGTGtcactttttaaaaacttttagTCCAAGTCTTACAGTATTTATTTGTCCAGAGTTTTTAAGTATACCTTGTCTGGAGGATttccccccacccctcttttgGCAGGAGGACCTACACTTTTTCCGCCAATCATCATTTCGCCTGCCAGTTGGTGCGTGCTGAGTTGCTCTTAGTTGTCCGGACAGCAGACCTCGTCTCGTCTAGGATGTCTCCTCTGCCCCTGCTGAGTGGGATTTTTCTGCTCTTTACCCATAGCTGCGCCGGTGGCAGCTCTTTGCCCATGGCGGACTCCTTAGCGATGGGTGGTGGCCAGACGCCACCACAAACCCAGTCCCAATCCCAGCTGGCACCGGAGGTCACCAACTGCCCGTCATGTGCCCTGGCACGGCTAAACGAGGAGGAGGACGGCGGCAAAACCGACGTGGTGGAGGCGGTGAAGAGGCACATTCTCAACATGCTGCACCTGCAGGCACGGCCCAACGTCACACACCCGGTGCCCCGCGCTGCTCTGCTCAATGCCATCCGCAAGCTGCATGTGGGACGCGTGGCCGAGGACGGCAGCGTCCAGATTGAGGACGAGGGCCGCGGGCGTCTCGACCACGCCGACATGGCCGAGACGACTGAGATCATCACCTTTGCAGAGGCCGGTGAGTGCCacaggtgtgtgtggtggggtgattgtgcgtgtgtgtgtgagagagagatagagtgataGAAAGGACAACAGAAAGGTTATTGTCTAAGGAGGCAAAAAACTAACAGGCAGCCTTGCTAAACGCCACAAAGGCTATAGGACTGAAACCCAGTTTGTCAGGTTTGCAGACCTAATTCTTTGAGAGGAGGGGGGTAGTGTCTACCTGCTTAATTCCACCTGTGCGATAGAACAGTTCAACCTGTTGACTCTACCCGGAGAGGTGCTTGCATCCTCCCCTTCCCCTGCCACCCCTCCCTTCAGGTCCTTAATGACCTCCTGCTGATTTAAAGAATACCAATTATCTGCTTAGAAATCCCCCAGGCTCGAGTCCCTCAGCTGTGAAGTTATTCAGAGTAGTGCGGTCGCACCGGGAGACCAAGCCAGCGCTTTGCTCAGAAACggtagagcgagcgagagagagagagagggagcgagcgagcaagagagttATTGAAAGAAAGGCTCCTCAGGTTAAACAAAAAATAACTATTATCCAGTTACTGCCTTCTACTCCGGTTTTCTTCTTCCAAGACGGGTTTAAAGATGGCTGTTGACTGTGAAGTGATGTGTTCAATGGAGCTGTCAAGCGTGTGGTGTGTAGAGAGATCTGGGTCTGCTCCGCTTCAGATAGTCCAGGAGGGGGAAATGGGATATCGAAAAAGCTGAACTATGTCAGCAAAAGAACATTGTTCCTTTTTTCCTTGCAATGCAAACTGTGACTGTCATCGAAGGTGCAGAATGTTTACCGGTACAGTATTTTGGAAAGGGTCAGAGACAGGGCTATTGGATTCGTAAATACACCACTGTATAATTGGCGAGGTGATTTTGAGTGGTCTTGGGTCTGTGTCgcagcagggggagagagaggagtgcttGAATGAGAGTGTAAAGGATGTACACTCCAAGTCATGATTGACATTTGCAGTGAGTTCAAGAGCCTCTCTTCACTAGGACTTGACAGACTAAATTTAGCGAATCCCACTGCAGTACGTACACTCACACAGTGTATGTTTAAAACCAATACTTAGACTTTAATGAGAATTTCCTCCCTTGTGTTATGTCAAGTTGTTGTTCCTGTTATGTGGTTAAAAAAAACTGTGGTACAAGCAAAGAATTCTAGGGAAACTATGTACATTTTCAAAGTAGGCTCTTCTTGTATAGTGGTAGTTAAATAGCTCTCATGTAGGAATTCTAGAAATGTTCATTCTAGAATGTGTTTTACAGTAAACTTAGAAAGAGTTGTCAAGTTGCTATAACATGGCAGTGAAAGCAACACTTTGCAATTCAGAATTTGGAGAAAAACGTGTTAAAATAATTTTACATTGATTGATTCATGTATTGAGGTTATGTGAGTCATGAGGTTGAGGAAACAAAGCCGAGTCCAAAAATAAAGCCGTTTTGCTACCTTCCTTGCAGTAGAATATGCTATGCTGCTCATTACTGAAGCCAGGTTCCCtccctgacattttcaacagCATACACTTCAAAGAACAGTTGAACCATTTAGGAATACCTGAGTCAGAGAGTACagatttgagccagtttgctacagcaggaaaataatcctgcagtaacaggaaatgtgaattatgatGTGGATTACAATTCATGGACATTTCTTTTGTGGGGGTCGCCACATTTTTTTTGTAGGGCAAATCCAgtttgacattttaaagtggaaataaAGCAacaaaaaagtgatcaaattaagatcctacatctgtatgccaCCATAAATACCATGTCTCGAGTTCACATCAATTcaacagacagacaacatattaTTTCACGAAAGCCTTAGCATAAATAAGCAAGCCGACAAAAAGATATGCAACATTTCCAATTGAAAATATAGTTCCAACAGTGACATTTTGTTAATGTTTCTGTTATGCTTATGCCTACATTTCTCACTGATACATCTCTTAGCAAGGCTTTACCATGCTATGCCCATACACACCACATGGGGATACAGTCTGGTTCGTATCCCTTGAGCGCATGATTTGCCCATACTGTGGCCCTAGTTATACAAATATTGTCTGCAAACTATTAATCAATAAGTTGAATTAAACTGGATGCAGTCACAGCTAATACATTGAGACCAAATGTTTAATCATTAACCTATTTCAAAGCCCAAGTGATCAGCCTGTGAGTAGTAAATCATTCTATGAAGTCCATTTGTGACGAGAAGTTGACGTGGCCTGACTTTAGTCACATAATCTTTATTCAGAGAAGTTTTGACATGAGTCAAGAAATCTTTCAGATTTCTGTGTGGGTCACCATTGGGTTCCACATTCACGTTCTCTGTACTTGATTGcttaaatataaaaaaacataACATTCCCGTTTGATATGAATAGGCGTTTGAATGAACTTTAGATTAAAAAGTAAGAGTGGACTCCCACACTTCTGATCGGAGGTCTttcataataataaaaaacatgTAAATAACTAGGGTTAACTGTGCAGTAGGGGTGTTCTGCTGCATATAATTGCTTCATTCAACGGAATATGGACCTCAATAATTATTTTGGGCTGTTGGGACAGTCTCCCATGAAAAAACCTTGCTCAGTGGGGGGGAAAGTGTTGAATACTGGTAGTGCCAATTTCCTCCACAGTCTGCGTTCACTCTCCCTTTCAACCCACCTACCCGTGGAGGACAGCAATTAATTAAACACATCATTAGTGAAATTCCGATGTCCACATTTATCTTCCGGTCACAGTGTATCTCTCACCGCACCGCATTCTCTGGCCATGTTGATTAGGCTACATAGACTAAAGGTGTTTTGGCTTAGAGATAAGCATTAGACCGACGATTTTTAACATGTAGATTTGTATGAGAAAACAGCTATCCTCTGCCTATGAGGTGTAAGTTAACTAATTGTTCCAATAAAATGGCCTCCTCGGTCATGTATTTTGTGTATTCAGCACTGTTATCAGTTATCAACCTCAAGGACTCCTCTCACAAGGACTCGAGAGGCTGCCATTGACTTGGCCACATTCCACATCAGTTACAAAAGAGTGGCTACCTTCCCATGCCTCTCCAATAATATTTCATTACTTTTAGATTATGGTCCAAAATGGCATACAGCACATTCTTGTACTGTAGACTAAATTGACATTTATAACCTTGAGTCTCTTGTTTGTCTTGTCAACCTGCATGGTTGAGAGGTTTAACTACGGTTAGATATTGTGTCATCCATGGCCGCAAGGAGGgggtattattattatgattttttGTTCATTTGTCGGGGGTGCGGCACCCTCATCCCCCCTACTTCCCGCATCTATGGTCTCATCTCTCCTTTGGGAACAGTAtagagatgtaggatcttcattttagCCAGTTTATAAGACAATTGCAATACGTCAAGTCGGACatttcaaatacactacaagtttaacATTTACGGCCTTGCAAaaaaagttatcctgcaacatggtgatcaaattaagatcctatatctgtatatGCAATGAATGAACCATCAGTGGTGCTAAAAGCAGAACACTGAAAAAGCATTGCCCCCCATAGACATATTGAAGGAAAAAGAACAATTCTCAACGTTTCTTTCCCTCAATGCTGCCACTACCATTCATTATTGTGCTAGTCACTAGCAGTCAGAGCAATAAAATATGTTGAGGAATGTGACGCCAAAGCCCCTTTATAAGAGCCTAGGCGTGACATGGCCGACTTGGTCTCTTTTCTGATGTCTCCAAATTACGAGTATGCTGCCAAGGACTACTCCAAAAGCGCATCAAGAAAGACAGAATGTCTCTCACTCTCCCAGTCTTCAAAGGTTAGAGTGTTTCTCCCCACTTTGTCATTGGTCTTGGGAGTGCCTTGGCCTGTGATGCCTTGGCCTGCTGTGCCTCAGAGCGAATGCTTCCGGGGTTTGGGTGTCTACTTGTGTGTACAGGGTCATAAATGAAGCCCACCGCTCGTTCATCTCCTTCCAAAGAGGCCAGCACAGATTATTTTTTGCAAGTGAGATAGTGGAGTACCAGATGGCAAGGCTGAGAGTCCAATGAAGTAAGTGAAAGGGTTTACTTGACCGATGGCACAACTGACCTTTGCAATTCCTGTGGTCAGTCGGTGGTCAGTTGATCAACTCAGCCAAGATGGAATGTTAGTTTGACGTTTTCCAAAGGGTTACAATTTACAAATCCGTGCATCAATCTAAGTAACGTAATAAAAAACATCTGTTCTTTTTTTGCATGGGcagtgtctcaatccaccacatctgctTATGCcggccttccacatctgcggtggaaggtggccgagctacagcaaTGTTTGGAGAGCTCTTGTACAAATAACCCAGTGTTCTATGAATGACATTAGGATATGCGtcccaaaaatcggtcttctcatgaaaacgttagcgtctgaacggtttggcctaaaaACTAAAATGACAACTATATGTTTTGCTCACGACCCTCACAAGTGTCATaggacttgtctgaaggtaacctggttccggttttaaaaaatgaatggaagtatggaggttttgtgccaacaaagaaagtgaaatatttgtcCAGAAAACAAATATTTCCAGAGCTTtgttatatctcctagatataggacagacacttcaaaaccttattccttatgataaattttttgactgtctgttttgccctttatgaatgtgttattcaatgagCCAAGGCTTAGACTTGTAACCTGTAATAGTGTTTAGGGAATGCTATTGGAATGACTTCAGGTACACATGAGATAGCCTCCAACATTTTTTGAAGTTTATTATAAGACAATTGCAATGCATGTTTTAGAGGCATTCTTAAAATGTAACTGATTCAATTTGTTGGTGGGTGATAACATCTAACGTATATCCTAATGGCATTCATAGAACACTGGGTTATTTGTACAAGAGCTCTCCAAACATTGCTGTCATTGTCATTAGAACATACCAGGAACATTCCTGGAGCATCTTGAGAGCCACATATGGCTGTTAGAGCAGGCAAGTACGAAATTGAAGAGCGATCCACTTGGGAAGAATGAGATGATTGGCACTTTCAGAGAAAAATGCAGCTACTATTCTGTGAACAACGTTACATTTTTTCAAGACATGCATTCAGCCTTTTACTTATCAAGATGATCATTCATATAATTCAGATATTTACAAATAAAATGTGGTTATACCTGATGCTGTCCAGGAGACAGTAAGCCGTAATCTTTCAGTGCTTGATCTATCAAACCAGAACTCTTTAAAAAATTGCAGCTGGCAAAGAGGCAAATATGAAAACGAGTACTCTGTTTAGTCTGCTCTGAAAGTAGGTCTACTAGTGGACTTTGAGTTGGCAGGTATTAAAGCTGCTATCTCCACCGCAACTTGCAGGTCACCTCAGGTTGCAAAAAAATCTGATAAAAAAACACAGATTGTATAGGATTGAGTTCATGTGAATCTCTAGGCATTTCTGTTGAACTCAAATTAGGCAGTAAACCTTTATAAAATAATTGGTAAACAAGATATGACTCAATAGTGTTATAGTGGCATCTTTCTGGTTGTTATGTTTTTCATGGAAGTGATGCCTCAGGAGTGGCTGTGGGAGTATTAGGACTCCATAAAATATGACTGGAACCTCAAGGATCAAAAAGATCAAAGGCCATGATTCCCTCCAAAGGTAAACTGGATAAAGAGTGGGATTATTGGACACATTAATTAGGAGAGTATTTGGATAgaacagaacccccccccccccacttatgCTCCTCTAAGCTTTCAGGTATTTCGTGCCCATCCCTCACTCCATCTCCTTTTTTTGAAGACAAGCAAAGGGGGAGGTAGGAATGTGTCAATGTTATTttctatctttgtgtgtgtgcgacAGCTGCGCAAACTCTCCTTCTTGTCAGCACAATTGGTGTTTATTGTTCAGGGATTACTGTACCTCTCTTTAGTCTTTCCCCCTTCTTTTCTCACAAATGTTTTCAGGAACCATGTTGAGCAGCGGTGTACTCCAATGTACTTCCAAGGGCGGGTTTTCTTTGGGTTAGGGCCCCCTTTGGTTTGTACAGCTTAGGAAACTCTAACGCAAGTCCCATTCTttcgcccccccccccagtgCAGGATTAAGAAGGAACAATGACGGAGCCACCGCTGGCAAACGCCCATTATTTTTAGGCTGCGTTTGTGATGCAGCGGCTGTGTTTGGACAGATGGGTATGGCCTGTGGACACacgcacaaaaacacacacacagagagaactgtCGCCATTGTTGTTGCGACCAAATGTGGGGTAAACAAACAGAAAGCATTGATGATGACCTCCATGGAAGTACTAGGAGTCTACAATGACAAATGCTGGCTGTCCAACTCAAGCGACATTTGTGTAGTTAAAAAAACAGACCCATCTAATAATGACATCACAGCCACTGAGGACATTTAGCTCAGCAACAACACGCAGTGTCTGTCCACAAAAAAAGAGAGGAAAGGAATATCTTACTCTGAGCACACAGAGCCAAAGTTAATAGCCAGAAAGTGAGCTttactgtatgtgctgttgaGACATCACTTTGTAAAGATTTGCCTATGTAAATGCAAGGGATTAGCCTAGACGTTCTAAATGATCTGTTAGAAGAAGCTTTCCAGAGGCTTGCTCCATGCCTCTGCTCAGGGCCATGGACATGAGCCAGTTTTGATCCAGATTTGAGCTCAAATACACCAGCAGGCCTCCCATAGTGACACTAGTGAAGACACGTTGCCACATCACAAGTGAATTCACATCTGCCTGTGAAAAGGGTAGTTATTATGGGTAATAACTGACATCCTTCAACCTCTTACTGTGCATTTCTGAAAGACTTGCCTCTGGCTATTGTGTGCTGCCAtaatgatcaatcaatcaatcaagtttattttatatagcccttcgtacatcagctaatatctcgaagtgctgtacagaaacccagcctaaaaccccaaacagcaagcaatgcaggtgtagaagcatggtggctaggaaaaactccctagaaaggccaaaacctaggaagaaacctagagatcACTAGTAAAGGTGACGCAAAATTCGTTATGCCATGTTGTGGTTTTTAAACAACAAAATTATATTCTGTGATGGGTTTGTTATGTCATGGACAGTCCTCTTGTGTTGTGTCATGCCACGTGcttgtgaatgagtgtgtgtgtgtgtgtgtgtgcagtgagtGACTGTGTACATGTCACAAAACATATTTGCATGTTGTACCCAAAATGTAAAATTTGACTCTCTCCTGTAAATATTTTTCACTTTGTTGTTAGCATTGCACATAACACATTCATTTCCAAATGACGTTCCCACATTTGCTGATTTATTGAACCCCAAAAAgtgaattgaaaaaaaaacagatCAAAACTTTACTGTGTGTGAAGTCATGTCAAGCAAGGCAATGCTAATGATACGTGCGCCATGCCTAAAATTACTCTGTCCCATTGATGTGGCCCTATCACACCCCATCAGACTCAGATGTGGCCGTTGCAGTTCAAGAGGCAGGCAGCAAAGCCTTTACTTACACTGATATGAGCTCAGACTTTATTACAGCGTTTTACTAATCTAATCCTCCgatcctctctctacttctcctCTGTAGGCGACTCCCAGGGCGCGGTCAACTTCCTCATCTCCAAGGAGGGCGGCGAGCTGTCTCTGGTGGAGCAGGCTAATGTATGGATCTTCCTCCGGCTAGCCAAGACCAACCGCAGCCGTGCCAAGGTCACTATCCGCCTGCTGCAGCAGCGCCGTGGTGGAGACGGCCGTGAGGAGACGTCGCCGGTGCCGTTGGCTGAGAAGGTGGTGGACACGCGGCGCAGTGGCTGGCACACTTTTCCAGTCTCGGCCAGCGTCCAGGCCCTGCTGAAGCGCGGCGGCAGTACACTCAGTTTGAGGGTCTCCT
The window above is part of the Salvelinus namaycush isolate Seneca chromosome 7, SaNama_1.0, whole genome shotgun sequence genome. Proteins encoded here:
- the inhbaa gene encoding inhibin subunit beta Aa; protein product: MSPLPLLSGIFLLFTHSCAGGSSLPMADSLAMGGGQTPPQTQSQSQLAPEVTNCPSCALARLNEEEDGGKTDVVEAVKRHILNMLHLQARPNVTHPVPRAALLNAIRKLHVGRVAEDGSVQIEDEGRGRLDHADMAETTEIITFAEAGDSQGAVNFLISKEGGELSLVEQANVWIFLRLAKTNRSRAKVTIRLLQQRRGGDGREETSPVPLAEKVVDTRRSGWHTFPVSASVQALLKRGGSTLSLRVSCPLCANAGATPILVSASSGQEREQSHRPFLMAVVQQGEGGEPRRRRKRGLECDGKVSACCKRQFYVNFKDIGWSDWIIAPGGYHANYCEGDCPSHVASITGSSLSFHSTVINHYRIRGYAPFQNIKSCCVPTRLRAMSMLYYNEEQKIVKKDIQNMVVEECGCS